Proteins from a genomic interval of Burkholderia cepacia GG4:
- a CDS encoding aminodeoxychorismate/anthranilate synthase component II, which produces MLLMIDNYDSFTYNLVQYFGELGEDVHTYRNDEITLDDIARLNPDTICLSPGPSNPQHAGITLDVLREFAGKKPILGVCLGHQAIGEAFGGRVVRAKTIMHGKVSRIETDCRGVFADLPKHFDVTRYHSLAIERESLPDCLEVSAWTDDGEIMGVRHKTLPVEGVQFHPESILSEHGHALLENFLKQHRAAARAAAPAA; this is translated from the coding sequence ATGCTGCTCATGATCGACAACTACGACTCGTTCACCTACAACCTGGTCCAGTACTTCGGCGAACTGGGCGAGGACGTTCACACGTACCGCAACGACGAAATCACGCTCGACGACATCGCGCGCCTGAATCCCGACACCATCTGCCTGTCGCCCGGCCCCAGCAACCCGCAGCATGCGGGCATCACGCTCGACGTGTTGCGCGAGTTCGCGGGCAAGAAGCCGATCCTCGGCGTCTGCCTCGGCCACCAGGCGATCGGCGAAGCATTCGGCGGCCGCGTCGTGCGCGCGAAGACCATCATGCACGGCAAGGTGAGCCGGATCGAAACCGACTGCCGCGGCGTGTTCGCGGATCTGCCGAAGCATTTCGACGTCACGCGCTACCACTCGCTCGCGATCGAACGCGAATCGCTGCCCGACTGCCTCGAGGTGTCCGCCTGGACCGACGACGGCGAGATCATGGGCGTGCGTCACAAGACGCTGCCGGTCGAGGGCGTGCAGTTCCACCCGGAATCGATTCTGTCCGAGCACGGCCACGCGCTGCTCGAGAATTTCCTGAAGCAGCATCGCGCAGCGGCCCGTGCGGCCGCGCCGGCTGCCTGA
- the trpC gene encoding indole-3-glycerol phosphate synthase TrpC: MSDILDRIIAVKREEIAAAMRSTPLEALKLEASARDLRDFVGALRAKQAAGNAAVIAEVKKASPSKGVLREHFVPADIARSYAAHGAACLSVLTDEQFFQGSVRYLEEARAACTLPVLRKDFIVDAYQILEARAMGADAILLIAAALDTPLMQDLEAYAHSLGLAVLVEVHDRNEMEQALTLKTPLLGINNRNLRTFETTIQTTLDMLDMIPPDRMVVTESGILSRTDVDTMRAANVNAFLVGEAFMRADQPGEELARMFF; this comes from the coding sequence ATGAGCGACATTCTCGACCGAATCATCGCCGTCAAGCGTGAAGAAATCGCGGCGGCCATGCGCAGCACGCCGCTCGAGGCACTGAAACTGGAAGCGTCCGCGCGTGACCTGCGCGACTTCGTCGGCGCGCTGCGCGCGAAGCAAGCGGCCGGCAACGCGGCGGTGATCGCCGAAGTGAAGAAGGCCAGCCCGTCGAAGGGCGTGCTGCGCGAGCATTTCGTGCCGGCCGACATCGCGCGCTCGTATGCAGCCCACGGTGCCGCGTGCCTGTCGGTGCTGACCGACGAGCAGTTCTTCCAGGGCAGCGTCCGCTATCTCGAGGAAGCACGCGCGGCCTGCACGCTGCCGGTGCTGCGCAAGGACTTCATCGTCGATGCATACCAGATCCTCGAAGCGCGCGCGATGGGCGCCGACGCGATCCTGCTGATCGCGGCCGCGCTCGACACGCCGCTGATGCAGGACCTCGAGGCGTATGCGCACTCGCTCGGCCTCGCGGTGCTGGTCGAAGTGCACGACCGCAACGAGATGGAACAGGCGCTGACGCTGAAGACGCCGCTGCTCGGCATCAACAACCGCAACCTGCGCACGTTCGAGACGACGATCCAGACCACGCTCGACATGCTCGACATGATTCCGCCGGACCGCATGGTCGTGACCGAGTCGGGCATCCTGTCGCGCACCGACGTCGACACGATGCGCGCGGCGAACGTGAACGCGTTCCTCGTCGGCGAGGCGTTCATGCGCGCCGACCAGCCGGGCGAGGAACTCGCGCGGATGTTCTTCTGA
- the trpE gene encoding anthranilate synthase component I, which translates to MTELEFQSLANEGYNRIPLIAEALADLETPLSLYLKLAQPERAGANSFLLESVVGGERFGRYSFIGLPARTLVRTRNGVSEVVRDGQVVETHDGDPFQFIESFQARFKVAQRPGLPRFCGGLAGYFGYDAVRYIEKKLANTAPRDDLGLPDIQLLLTEEVAVIDNLAGKLYLIIYADPAQPEAYTKAKQRLRELKQRLRTTVQPPVTSSSVRTETFREFKKDDYLAAVRQAKEYIAAGELMQIQVGQRLTKPYRDNPLSLYRALRSLNPSPYMYYYNFGDFHVVGASPEILVRQEQRGEDQIVTIRPLAGTRPRGNTPERDAELATELLNDPKEIAEHVMLIDLARNDVGRIAEIGSVQVTDKMVIEKYSHVQHIVSSVEGKLKPGMTNYDVLRATFPAGTLSGAPKVRAMELIDELEPIKRGLYGGAVGYLSFSGEMDLAIAIRTGLIHNGNLYVQAAAGVVADSVPESEWQETENKARAVLRAAEQVQDGLDSDF; encoded by the coding sequence CGCTGTCCCTCTACCTGAAGCTGGCCCAGCCTGAACGCGCGGGCGCCAACTCGTTCCTGCTCGAATCGGTGGTCGGCGGCGAACGCTTCGGCCGCTATTCGTTCATCGGCCTGCCCGCCCGCACGCTGGTGCGCACCCGCAACGGCGTGTCCGAAGTGGTGCGCGACGGTCAGGTGGTCGAGACGCACGACGGCGACCCGTTCCAATTCATCGAGTCGTTCCAGGCGCGCTTCAAGGTCGCGCAGCGCCCGGGCCTGCCGCGCTTCTGCGGCGGCCTCGCCGGTTATTTCGGCTACGACGCGGTGCGCTACATCGAGAAGAAGCTCGCGAACACGGCACCGCGCGACGATCTCGGCCTGCCCGACATCCAGTTGCTGCTCACCGAGGAAGTCGCGGTGATCGACAACCTCGCCGGCAAGCTCTACCTGATCATCTACGCGGACCCGGCCCAGCCCGAGGCCTACACGAAGGCGAAGCAGCGCCTGCGCGAACTGAAGCAGCGCCTGCGCACGACCGTGCAGCCGCCCGTGACGTCGTCGAGCGTGCGCACCGAGACGTTCCGCGAGTTCAAGAAGGACGACTACCTCGCCGCCGTGCGCCAGGCGAAGGAATACATCGCGGCCGGCGAACTGATGCAGATCCAGGTCGGCCAGCGGCTGACGAAGCCGTACCGCGACAATCCGCTGTCGCTGTATCGCGCGCTGCGTTCGCTGAATCCGTCGCCGTACATGTATTACTACAACTTCGGCGATTTCCATGTGGTCGGCGCGTCGCCGGAAATCCTGGTGCGCCAGGAACAGCGCGGTGAAGACCAGATCGTCACGATCCGCCCGCTCGCCGGCACGCGTCCGCGCGGCAACACGCCCGAGCGCGATGCGGAACTCGCGACCGAACTGCTGAACGATCCGAAGGAAATCGCCGAGCACGTGATGCTGATCGACCTCGCGCGCAACGACGTCGGCCGCATCGCGGAAATCGGCTCGGTGCAGGTGACCGACAAGATGGTGATCGAGAAGTACTCGCACGTGCAGCACATCGTCAGCTCGGTCGAAGGCAAGCTGAAGCCCGGCATGACGAACTACGACGTGCTGCGCGCGACGTTCCCGGCCGGCACGCTGTCCGGCGCGCCGAAGGTGCGCGCGATGGAACTGATCGACGAACTCGAGCCGATCAAGCGCGGGCTGTACGGCGGCGCCGTCGGCTACCTGTCGTTCTCGGGCGAGATGGATCTCGCGATCGCGATCCGCACGGGCCTGATCCACAACGGCAACCTATATGTGCAAGCGGCGGCCGGCGTCGTCGCCGACTCGGTGCCCGAATCCGAATGGCAAGAGACCGAAAACAAGGCGCGCGCGGTGCTGCGTGCGGCCGAACAGGTCCAGGACGGCCTCGATAGCGACTTCTGA
- the trpD gene encoding anthranilate phosphoribosyltransferase, which produces MTITPQEALQRTIEHREIFHDEMLHLMRLIMRGDMSPVMAAAIITGLRVKKETIGEIAAAATVMREFANHVEVQDNSNFVDIVGTGGDGAHTFNISTASMFITAAAGAKVAKHGNRGVSSKSGSADVLEALGVNIDLQPDQVAASIAETGMGFMFAPNHHPAMKNIAAVRRELGVRTIFNILGPLTNPAGAPNQLMGVFHPDLVGIQVRVMQRLGAQHVLVVYGKDGMDEVSLGAATLVGELRDGQVHEYEIHPEDFGLQMVSNRTLKVENAEESRTMLLGALDNQPGVAREIVTLNAGTALYAANIAESIADGIQLAREAIASGKARAKVDELVRFTQQFKR; this is translated from the coding sequence ATGACGATTACCCCGCAGGAAGCGCTGCAGCGCACGATCGAGCACCGCGAAATCTTCCACGACGAGATGCTGCACCTGATGCGGCTCATCATGCGCGGCGACATGTCGCCCGTGATGGCGGCCGCGATCATCACCGGGCTGCGCGTGAAGAAGGAGACGATCGGCGAGATCGCCGCTGCCGCGACCGTGATGCGCGAGTTCGCGAACCACGTCGAGGTGCAGGACAACTCGAACTTCGTTGACATCGTCGGCACGGGCGGCGACGGCGCGCACACGTTCAACATCTCGACCGCGTCGATGTTCATCACGGCGGCGGCCGGCGCGAAGGTCGCGAAGCACGGCAACCGCGGCGTGTCGAGCAAGTCCGGCAGCGCCGACGTGCTCGAGGCGCTCGGCGTGAACATCGACCTGCAGCCCGACCAGGTTGCGGCGTCGATCGCCGAAACAGGCATGGGCTTCATGTTCGCGCCGAACCATCATCCGGCGATGAAGAACATCGCGGCCGTGCGCCGCGAGCTTGGCGTACGGACGATCTTCAACATCCTCGGCCCGCTGACCAATCCGGCCGGCGCGCCGAACCAGCTGATGGGCGTGTTCCACCCCGACCTCGTCGGCATCCAGGTGCGCGTGATGCAACGCCTCGGCGCGCAGCACGTGCTGGTTGTGTACGGCAAGGACGGGATGGACGAGGTGTCGCTCGGCGCCGCGACGCTCGTCGGCGAATTGCGCGACGGCCAGGTGCACGAATACGAGATCCATCCGGAGGACTTCGGCCTGCAGATGGTGTCGAACCGCACGCTGAAGGTGGAAAATGCCGAGGAATCGCGCACGATGCTGCTCGGCGCGCTGGACAACCAGCCGGGCGTCGCACGCGAGATCGTCACGCTGAACGCGGGCACCGCGCTCTATGCGGCCAATATCGCCGAATCGATCGCGGACGGCATCCAGCTCGCCCGCGAAGCGATCGCGAGCGGCAAGGCACGCGCGAAAGTCGACGAACTCGTGCGCTTCACACAGCAGTTCAAGCGCTGA